A genomic region of Alicyclobacillus sp. SO9 contains the following coding sequences:
- the nagZ gene encoding beta-N-acetylhexosaminidase: MTEAEIRELVGEIIIAGFEGTEVTHHAQRLIRRHQVKNIILFKRNVESAGQLAGLNAALQSIAKDSGHVGPLIICTDQENGIVRRVAPGLPGLPGNMAIGATGNVRNAYETGTLTAKQLLSVGVNMDLAPVLDVNNNPENPVIGVRSYGENPDLVADFGTAMIRGLQEWGVIACGKHFPGHGDTSVDSHLALPEIAHDRKRLQEVELKPFLKAMEFGVDVVMTAHIVFSSIEQEKIPATLSKAVLTDFLRSELKYEGVITTDCLEMNAISETVGVAEGAVQALLAGADWLMISHRLDRQEAAIEAIVKSVLDGRVPETRLAEAANRVRNLRRNRVADVHHSGVENGPSVPAKGLLDESNELQRRLCAEAATVVVNSRGLVPLDHGEVKVIDLFIDSGVTRMSASDNTSSSQFVVSALQETFPKASLRVHNIAEGVTPSLARELANTSLIVAGISGRRNEDYLQFVNEIGRNGQPVVALALQSPYVLKDLSDVPTQVAIYEYTEWMVQAGINALVGRGGTGQLPITL, encoded by the coding sequence GTGACGGAAGCAGAGATTCGAGAACTTGTTGGGGAAATTATCATCGCAGGGTTTGAAGGTACAGAGGTAACACACCATGCACAACGCCTGATTAGACGCCACCAGGTAAAAAATATCATTCTTTTTAAGCGGAATGTTGAGTCTGCAGGGCAGTTAGCGGGGCTCAACGCCGCCCTCCAGAGCATCGCAAAAGATTCGGGACACGTTGGGCCGCTGATTATCTGTACAGACCAGGAAAATGGGATTGTCCGTCGTGTTGCTCCCGGCCTCCCGGGTCTTCCAGGGAACATGGCGATTGGTGCCACCGGGAATGTCCGGAATGCCTATGAGACGGGGACTCTGACAGCGAAACAGCTTCTTTCAGTGGGAGTAAACATGGATTTGGCACCCGTCCTCGATGTGAACAACAACCCTGAGAACCCGGTTATTGGAGTACGCTCGTACGGAGAGAATCCAGACTTGGTTGCGGACTTTGGCACAGCCATGATTCGGGGGCTTCAAGAATGGGGTGTGATTGCCTGTGGCAAGCACTTCCCAGGCCATGGGGACACCTCCGTAGATTCGCATCTTGCGCTGCCAGAAATCGCACACGACCGGAAGCGACTGCAGGAGGTCGAGCTGAAGCCATTTCTAAAGGCGATGGAGTTTGGTGTGGATGTTGTCATGACAGCGCATATTGTGTTCTCGTCGATTGAGCAAGAGAAGATTCCCGCTACATTGTCGAAGGCGGTACTCACAGACTTTTTGCGATCAGAACTGAAATATGAAGGGGTTATCACGACCGATTGTCTCGAAATGAATGCCATCTCCGAGACGGTGGGCGTTGCAGAGGGTGCCGTACAGGCACTGCTGGCTGGTGCTGATTGGTTGATGATCTCGCATCGCCTGGACCGTCAGGAAGCGGCTATTGAGGCCATTGTCAAATCGGTCCTGGATGGGCGAGTTCCTGAAACACGTCTAGCCGAAGCTGCAAATCGGGTCCGAAATCTGAGGCGAAATCGAGTTGCAGACGTACACCATTCCGGTGTAGAAAACGGTCCGTCCGTTCCAGCAAAGGGCCTGCTCGACGAATCCAACGAACTACAGAGGAGACTATGTGCTGAAGCTGCCACTGTTGTGGTGAACAGTCGAGGGTTGGTCCCTCTAGACCACGGTGAGGTGAAGGTCATCGACCTGTTCATCGACAGCGGTGTAACTCGCATGTCCGCATCAGACAATACTTCGTCGTCTCAATTTGTAGTCAGTGCATTACAAGAGACGTTTCCAAAGGCTTCTCTCAGAGTACACAACATTGCTGAAGGTGTGACACCTTCTTTGGCAAGGGAGCTTGCGAACACATCATTAATCGTGGCCGGTATCAGCGGAAGGCGCAACGAAGACTACCTGCAGTTTGTCAACGAGATTGGACGCAATGGGCAACCCGTTGTAGCGTTGGCGCTTCAGAGTCCCTACGTTCTGAAGGACTTGTCCGACGTTCCAACCCAGGTGGCGATTTACGAATACACAGAATGGATGGTTCAAGCAGGCATCAATGCCCTTGTCGGCAGAGGTGGTACAGGGCAGTTGCCTATCACACTGTAG
- a CDS encoding amidase, with amino-acid sequence MTEELAMLSINRLALLLQSRQVSPVEVTNSVLRRIEKYNEELHAYIQIYSTDALQSAQKAEHEMMHGGYRGKLHGVPTAIKDNIYFKNHLTTMGSKIHAHYIPDYDATVVTRLAKAGAVFVGKLNMDEYALGGKTDNPYFGTCRNPWDKSRSPGGSSGGAAVAMAAHLAIATLGTDTSGSIRIPASACGIVGLKPTFGRVSKRGCFPEAWSLDTVGPLTKTVHDAAALLEVIAGFDEQDPSSVNVPSQHYTKFLSEDIEGMVMGVNEAFYFKDVDSTVADLIWQLIRTLEKRGAKVAPVELPSLKFAEFALTITDICETSTVHHENLKRRPQDFAPEIRQLLELGEIPSAVDYLQAQQLRRRIEQDFTDAFRKADVLIGPTLPGIASKIGESSGDLSRLVGPANLVGLPSLTVPCGFNQGMPVGAQIIGPAFGEGKVLKMGYAVESTNPLGGKQPDLHR; translated from the coding sequence TTGACTGAGGAACTGGCAATGCTGTCTATCAACAGACTTGCTTTGTTGCTGCAATCGCGTCAAGTCTCACCTGTCGAAGTGACAAACTCGGTTCTTAGGCGCATTGAAAAGTACAATGAGGAACTGCACGCATACATTCAGATTTACAGCACTGACGCACTCCAATCTGCGCAGAAGGCAGAACACGAGATGATGCACGGTGGCTATCGCGGGAAACTGCATGGTGTACCTACCGCCATTAAAGACAACATTTATTTCAAAAATCATCTTACGACCATGGGATCAAAAATCCATGCTCACTACATACCGGATTATGACGCCACAGTTGTGACACGGCTTGCAAAGGCGGGGGCCGTCTTCGTCGGTAAGTTGAACATGGACGAATACGCACTTGGCGGTAAGACCGATAATCCGTACTTTGGTACCTGCCGAAACCCTTGGGATAAGAGTCGAAGTCCAGGTGGTTCAAGCGGCGGCGCAGCAGTTGCAATGGCAGCCCATCTGGCCATTGCAACACTGGGAACGGATACATCTGGATCGATTCGGATTCCGGCATCGGCTTGTGGTATTGTCGGCCTGAAACCAACCTTTGGACGCGTCAGCAAACGAGGCTGTTTTCCAGAAGCATGGAGCCTTGACACTGTTGGGCCGCTGACGAAAACCGTCCACGACGCTGCGGCACTACTGGAAGTGATTGCTGGCTTCGATGAGCAGGACCCCTCGTCCGTCAATGTTCCGTCCCAGCACTACACCAAGTTCTTATCAGAGGACATCGAGGGCATGGTGATGGGTGTGAACGAAGCATTCTACTTCAAAGATGTGGATAGTACTGTCGCTGACCTCATCTGGCAACTCATCCGAACCCTCGAAAAAAGAGGCGCGAAAGTCGCTCCGGTGGAACTCCCCAGTTTGAAATTTGCTGAATTCGCGTTGACCATAACAGATATCTGCGAGACTAGTACGGTACATCACGAAAACCTGAAACGTCGTCCACAAGACTTTGCTCCAGAAATTCGTCAACTGCTCGAGTTGGGGGAGATTCCCTCAGCCGTCGATTACTTGCAGGCGCAACAACTGCGGCGGCGGATTGAACAAGACTTTACAGATGCATTCCGTAAGGCGGATGTACTCATTGGACCGACTCTACCGGGGATTGCAAGCAAAATCGGGGAATCCTCCGGTGACTTAAGCCGACTCGTCGGGCCCGCCAACTTGGTTGGCCTGCCGTCGCTCACCGTACCCTGTGGGTTCAATCAGGGAATGCCCGTTGGCGCGCAAATTATAGGCCCTGCGTTCGGAGAAGGAAAGGTTCTAAAGATGGGATATGCAGTTGAGTCCACCAATCCTCTCGGCGGCAAACAGCCAGATTTACATAGATAG
- a CDS encoding LCP family protein has translation MDRKNNRNKWWSKKRNINIFTVIGLVLVAGIGFGYYQYGQLQPQHVFNNVPAIGTPQQTTNTTTSSANAVSTPPPRTTPGTFNMLLIGTDTRPGHKLGHSDSMILVHVDLNTHQYNLLSIPRDARVKFAPYGYTKLTSVQYMDEAKYGTKKGIIDTVKEISQLTGVPINYYAETDYWGLQDMVNVIGGIQINLPFKVTLTHAWYSQDEGKTFSKGPHFLNGRLTTEIVHERYSVPGTDYGRQRLQESALVGIAKELVKPKNISKVPQELKTLPKYLIATNLTKADMMSIFFGAKGDFHPNSQIHYHQVKGKGAFVYNGVLQAKDDEIILQPGQLKNAAKKYLEG, from the coding sequence ATGGACAGGAAGAATAACAGAAACAAGTGGTGGAGCAAGAAACGCAATATTAACATATTTACTGTAATTGGACTCGTCCTCGTGGCTGGAATAGGCTTTGGCTATTATCAATATGGCCAATTGCAGCCACAACACGTCTTTAACAACGTACCGGCTATTGGCACTCCACAGCAGACAACGAATACCACCACAAGCTCAGCCAACGCTGTATCCACACCTCCGCCACGTACTACACCCGGAACCTTTAATATGCTCTTGATTGGCACTGATACGCGACCTGGCCATAAACTTGGCCACTCGGACTCCATGATTCTGGTCCACGTCGACCTTAACACCCATCAATACAACCTCTTGAGCATACCACGGGATGCGAGAGTGAAATTCGCGCCTTACGGCTATACCAAACTGACCAGCGTGCAGTATATGGACGAAGCTAAATACGGCACCAAGAAAGGTATTATCGACACCGTCAAAGAAATCTCCCAATTGACAGGCGTCCCGATTAACTATTACGCAGAAACCGACTACTGGGGACTGCAGGACATGGTGAATGTAATTGGCGGTATCCAAATAAACCTGCCTTTTAAAGTCACGTTGACGCACGCATGGTATTCCCAGGATGAAGGAAAAACATTTTCCAAGGGGCCACATTTTCTCAACGGCCGATTGACCACGGAAATTGTGCACGAGCGTTATTCCGTACCCGGTACGGACTACGGACGTCAGAGACTCCAGGAGTCCGCGTTGGTTGGTATCGCCAAGGAACTTGTGAAGCCCAAAAACATCTCCAAAGTACCCCAAGAACTCAAGACCCTCCCCAAATACCTCATTGCCACAAACCTGACAAAAGCGGATATGATGAGTATCTTTTTTGGCGCAAAAGGGGATTTTCACCCCAACTCTCAGATTCACTATCACCAGGTCAAAGGAAAAGGTGCTTTTGTCTACAACGGCGTTTTGCAAGCGAAAGATGACGAAATCATTTTACAGCCAGGCCAGTTGAAGAACGCCGCGAAGAAGTATCTAGAGGGATAG
- the cysQ gene encoding 3'(2'),5'-bisphosphate nucleotidase CysQ yields the protein MLNQINIMDILRVAVEAGNEILSVYHSDDFQVEHKEDSSPLTLADKKSHNTIIRGLAALDVDIPVLSEEGKSISYDERKGWEYLWVVDPLDGTKEFIKRNGEFTVNIALVHMGRPVLGVIYAPVLDVLYYAKADVGSFKLENAKEAITDATVLDKKSVKLPYKRQDGKMNVVASRSHMSPETEEYVAKVREKYGDVEMDSAGSSLKLCLVAEGQAEVYPRFAPTMEWDTCAGHAIVEQSGGTVRHPESNETLRYNKSDLLNPWFIAKQKGFEV from the coding sequence ATGCTCAATCAAATTAATATAATGGACATCCTGCGCGTGGCTGTTGAAGCAGGGAACGAGATTCTGTCTGTATATCATTCAGATGATTTTCAAGTGGAACATAAGGAAGATAGCTCCCCTTTAACGCTGGCAGACAAGAAATCACACAACACCATTATTCGGGGGCTCGCAGCTTTAGACGTTGACATCCCTGTCTTGAGTGAAGAGGGGAAATCAATTTCTTATGACGAGAGAAAGGGCTGGGAGTATCTGTGGGTTGTCGATCCGTTAGATGGGACAAAAGAGTTCATTAAGCGCAACGGAGAGTTCACCGTTAACATTGCTTTGGTTCATATGGGCCGTCCGGTTTTGGGTGTGATATACGCGCCTGTGTTGGATGTGCTTTATTACGCCAAAGCAGACGTAGGCTCTTTCAAGTTAGAGAATGCCAAAGAGGCTATCACGGATGCTACAGTACTTGACAAGAAATCTGTAAAACTTCCTTATAAAAGACAAGATGGGAAAATGAATGTGGTAGCGAGTCGATCTCACATGTCTCCGGAGACAGAAGAATATGTGGCCAAAGTTAGGGAGAAATATGGGGACGTTGAGATGGACTCGGCAGGAAGTTCCTTGAAGCTCTGTCTTGTTGCCGAGGGTCAGGCCGAAGTCTATCCCCGATTTGCACCGACCATGGAGTGGGATACCTGCGCGGGACATGCCATTGTGGAGCAGTCTGGGGGAACCGTCCGTCATCCTGAATCGAATGAAACACTGAGATACAACAAGTCTGATTTGTTGAATCCTTGGTTCATTGCCAAACAGAAGGGGTTTGAAGTCTAG
- the rfbC gene encoding dTDP-4-dehydrorhamnose 3,5-epimerase, translating into MKVITTKLDGVLILEPAVHGDNRGFFTESYNSNTFAANGIEYDFVQDNHSLSADSGTLRGLHYQEEPMAQTKLVRVPIGAIYDVAVDIRGESPTFGQWTGVILTADNHRQLLIPKGFAHGFCTLVPNTHVMYKVDQFYSAAHDGGIAWDDPDLSIDWPTSNVILSEKDKRSQRLRDI; encoded by the coding sequence ATGAAGGTTATTACCACGAAGTTAGACGGGGTACTCATCCTTGAGCCTGCAGTTCACGGGGACAACCGCGGTTTTTTCACGGAAAGCTACAATAGCAACACCTTTGCCGCAAATGGAATTGAGTATGACTTTGTACAGGACAACCATTCACTTTCGGCAGACAGCGGCACACTGCGCGGTCTTCATTATCAAGAGGAGCCGATGGCACAGACCAAACTTGTGAGGGTGCCCATTGGGGCCATCTATGATGTGGCCGTGGATATACGAGGGGAATCCCCCACGTTCGGACAGTGGACCGGAGTCATTCTGACAGCAGATAACCACCGACAACTCTTGATTCCGAAAGGGTTCGCCCACGGTTTCTGCACACTCGTACCAAATACCCACGTAATGTATAAGGTGGACCAGTTCTACTCCGCTGCCCACGATGGAGGAATTGCTTGGGACGACCCGGACCTTTCCATTGATTGGCCCACGTCTAATGTCATTCTGTCGGAGAAGGACAAGAGGAGCCAGAGACTAAGAGACATTTAG
- the rfbD gene encoding dTDP-4-dehydrorhamnose reductase, with amino-acid sequence MKALVTGARGQLGRDVVSLFSHYHDTFGFGRDQLDITDADTVRKIIREMEPDVVIHTAAYTAVDRAEEDKHQAFVVNAQGSQNVAAAAAEVGAKLCAISTDYVFDGQASTPYTEDSKVNPQSVYGQSKLAGEDYVREITDSHFIVRTSWVFGVHGNNFVKTLLKLGKQGKPLKVVNDQFGSPTSTADLAKLLLELVASNRFGTYHASNTGVCSWYDFSREIFRQAGIQVEVEPCTTEEFSRPAPRPAYSVLAHDALRENGFHLLQPWQDALRDFLGDWSHYEDLEGTK; translated from the coding sequence GTGAAGGCGCTTGTAACAGGAGCGAGAGGCCAACTCGGACGGGATGTTGTGTCTCTATTCTCTCATTACCACGACACGTTTGGATTCGGAAGAGACCAATTGGATATTACAGACGCAGACACCGTGAGAAAAATCATACGAGAGATGGAACCCGATGTCGTTATCCACACCGCCGCCTATACGGCCGTGGATAGAGCTGAAGAGGATAAGCATCAAGCTTTTGTAGTCAATGCACAGGGGTCTCAAAACGTAGCGGCAGCCGCTGCTGAGGTAGGGGCGAAACTCTGTGCAATAAGCACGGACTATGTCTTTGACGGACAGGCCTCCACGCCGTATACAGAGGACTCGAAAGTGAACCCGCAGAGCGTCTACGGCCAAAGCAAGCTGGCTGGTGAAGACTATGTTCGCGAAATAACGGACAGCCATTTTATCGTGCGTACTTCGTGGGTTTTCGGTGTTCATGGAAACAACTTTGTGAAGACCCTGTTGAAGCTTGGTAAACAAGGCAAACCACTTAAGGTTGTGAACGATCAATTTGGAAGCCCCACCTCCACCGCGGATCTGGCTAAGCTGTTGTTAGAGCTTGTAGCATCGAATCGCTTCGGCACTTATCACGCCTCCAACACAGGAGTTTGCTCTTGGTATGACTTTAGCCGGGAGATTTTTCGGCAAGCTGGGATTCAAGTGGAGGTTGAACCCTGCACGACAGAGGAGTTTTCAAGACCGGCTCCGCGGCCTGCTTACTCTGTACTTGCGCATGATGCACTTCGCGAAAATGGGTTTCATCTGCTGCAGCCATGGCAAGATGCACTCCGCGACTTTCTCGGCGATTGGAGTCACTACGAAGATTTGGAGGGAACCAAATGA